From Alloacidobacterium dinghuense:
GACACGCCCAAAGCGCCGACCACGATTGGGAAAAGACTTATTCAGTCGCTGAGAAACCAACCTTAACGATTGAGACATCAGATAGCAGCCTGAACATTCGATCCTGCGGAGACTGCAAAACGATTCACATCAAGGTTCATTCAGGCCTCAAGTTGAGTGAATATCGTCTGGAGGAAAGCCAGTCCGGCGATCACGTTAACTTCACTCTGAAAGAGAAGCCCCATATGGGCGTCCACATCACCTGGAACAATCATGAGCACACCACGGTCGATGTTGAGACGCCGGGAACGCTCAACCTTGATGCGAAGACCTCCGATGGCAATTTAAATGCTCGCGATTTGCAAGGAGATCTGCAATTGCACACCGGTGATGGCAACGTCGATCTCAACAATCTTCATGGAAGTCTGCGGTTGACCTCAAGCGACGGCAATCTCACGATTCAAAATGCAACCGGAACGATCGAAGCCCGCTCCTCCGACGGCCACATGAAAGTGGACGGAAACTTCTCCGCCGTGCAACTGCATACCAGCGATGGAGAACTCGATTTCGCATTGGCCCAAGGCGCGCAGCTGACTGCCGCTTCACGCATTGAAAGCTCGGATGGGCGCGTCACAATCCGCGTCCCGCACGATCTCGCCGCCGATCTCGACATCTCAACCAGCGACGGCCGCATCGACTGCTCGCTGCCGATCACCATGGATCACTATGACAGCCGTGGAGACTCAGGGCATCATATACGCGGAAAGCTGAACGCAGGGAGTGTCCCGTTGACCATCCACACCTCAGACGGCAACGTCACAATCTCCCCGCTATAACATTCCTCAGACTTACATCGTATGCAGGTACTGATAATCAGCTGTCAGTTCCTGCATGATGTCACCGTCGAATTCTTCCTGCTCCACAAAGTAGTGCTTGATCCCAGCCTTTTTGGCGGCCGCGAAGATCGGCTTGTAGTCAATCGTGCCCTTACCCAGAACGGTTGAGACGCGTTCTCCCGGCAATTTTCCCGGCACTGCTGGTTTCAGGTCTTTAATGTGGAGCATGGAGATACGCCCCGGATATTGCCTTAGATACGCGATCGGATTTTTTCCTGCAGCAGAAACCCATCCGCAATCCATCTCAAGAGTCACATAGGCAGGGTCTGTATCCTTCAATAGAACGTCGAGGCCATTCATGCCACCCACATCGCGAAATTCCGTGGTGTGGTTGTGATACCCGAATTGAATGCCTTCCGCCTTGAATTTCTTCCCGATCTGGTTAAATTGCTCCGCATTCCAGCGCCAGTCATCCGCAGTCATTCCATCGCGGAAGTACTTGCCTGCTCCACCCGAATAACTCGCCAGCTTCGTCGGATCAGAAACGGAAGGCGTAGAGCAAATCACGTAAGAGAGTCCCAGCGCTTTTGCATACTTTAGAGTTCCGTCCGCATCTTTCTGCAGGTCGGCCATCGGATAGTGCGCGCTCACACATCGCAGTCCTGCGCCGGCCATGGCTGCCTTGACGTCCTCGGCGCTGTGTCCGAAGAAGCCTGCAGCTTCCACTTCGCGATAGCCGATCGCGCCCAGCTGTTTCAGCGTTCCCGCGTAATTGTTCGGCAGCAGCTTTCGTACGCTATAAAGCTGCAATCCGACTGGCAAGCCCAATGGATCCGCCATTAGCCGGCGTTGATTGAGGCTCCATGCTGCCGCGACCGTTGCGCTTGTTTTCAGAAACGTCCGTCTCGTGATTTGCTTCACGTATATCACCCCTCCTGTCAAACGTTTACCAGAATACAGGGGTTTCAAATCTTCAGGGCAGGATGCTCGCAGAGACGGAAGCTTTGAGGCGGGAAGGCTAACTTAAAGGACAAAAAAATAGAGCCTGTATCGGAGCATGAAGATACAGGCTCTTCCTGGAAGGGGTGGTTGCTACTACCGGCCGCCCGTGATCGACACTTCGCGCTGGGCGGTGTGTCTTTCGCGTACGTCCAGTACCGGTGTGGTCCGCGTGGCTAGGCGAATGCTGTGCAGTTCATGAGTGCCATCTGCCTCGTCGTCGAACTTCAGCGACGCCGCCGGCGTGTTCGGACCAAAGTCTGCAGGGGATGCCGCCCACATGATCGATTGGCTCGGATGATCGTGGTTGGTCAGCGTCAGGACGTTCTCGCTCAGATCGAGTCGCACGTCGTACCTTCCTGCCTGATATGTCTTGCCATGAGATTCAAAGTTGAAGGGAACGTTGACCGTTACCTTGCTCAGCGCGAAAGCGGCACTCGAGCTTGCCAGTGCTGCTGCAAAAACGAACATCCTTGTCATCGGTCGCATCGTGTTTCCTCCCTACGCAAATCACACTACGAATTTCCGGCAAGACCTGTCGTCAAGCGGCCGTCTAGTTCTTGTCAAATTTGAAAAAGTGTTCTTGACGCATCAAAACGGAAAGGGTGTCCCGATTTGGAACTGTCGCATGTGACCTCATCGAGGTCGCTTCTCGCGTTATGTCTGTAAATAGACGTAATCGTGCGGATGACCGCCTAGACACCGGAAGACATTCTGGCGCGGACCAGCGCCGCCCAACCGACAGATTCTAAAGAACCAGCAAGCGCCGAAGAGTGGCTATCAGTTTGCGTCATCCATTGCCGGGGAGAAACTGTGTGCTGCGCCATCAGAATTACGCGCCAGCAGGCTGACCGGTCGGGGGTCCGAAGATACTTTATGTTTGATCGTTGTCGCGCTAGGGTCGCGACCCGTCTCCATGCTCATCTTGATGAAAGCTGACAATGCTTCGCGATTGTTCCGAGTCAGCCATCAACCTTCAGCATGATCTTGGCTTATAGACGCCCTCAATTTCTAGCAGTAGTGGTAGTTGCGGCCTTGATCGATCCCACTGTAGGTAATTCGGTGGCGCAGGGTATCGGACACAGATTAGACGGTTGGGCTGACCGCGACTTGGATGTGGGGAGCATCGTTGCGCTCGCGCGCGCGATCCACAGTACATACCGGCAATAGACCATACATTCTTTACTCTCGTGGATCGTCGGAGGTCGATCCATTGCGAAAATCTGATCCCTCTGTCAGCGGGATCTTGCGTTCTTTCGCCTGGCGTCCGAAGGGCATGCGAATCCGCAGCACTCTTTCGCGGGCGCGCTCGTCTTCAAGGTTCCTGGTTCTGGCGTGCAGCAGATCGTTGAGTGCCACCATGCCGACGATCTTCCCGTCACCACGCGGGTCGAGGACAGGAAAGCGCGTGAAGCCCGACTCAGCCATTCGATTGACGACCGTGCGGAGAGGTTCGTCCGAGAAGGCCACCTGGGGATTCTTCGTCGCAATTTCGGAAAGCCTGACTCGGGCAGCCCGGTCCGGCATGCGTTGGTAGCGCTGGACCAACTGGTTCCGGGTCACCACACCTGCTAACTCATTGCCGGAACCGAGGACGGGGAAGAGATGCTGTCCCTTTGGATTTTCAGTGGAATGGATGAGCTGATACGCCTCTTCCAGCGTTCCATCACTTGGCAGAACAACAACATTCGTCCTCATGACCTCTCGCACAAAGAGGATTTCGAGCGGATCCAGTGCGTATTCACGACTCAAGTGGTAACCGCGACGCGAAATTTTCTCGGTGAGTATGGAGCGCTTGAGTGTGAGCACCGTGAATGAATGGGCGAGGAAGCATGCCACCAGAAGCGGCAGAAGCATGTTGAAGTCATGCGTCAACTCCAGGGCGAAGACAATGCCGGTAAAGGGAGAACGCATCGTCCCGCCAAGTATGGCGCCCATGCTGACAAGCGGCCAAAATCCGAGACCGAAGTGCGGAAGAAAGATACTCTCGACACCGCCCAGGGCAGCGCCCATCATCAATAACGGTGCGAGTACGCCGCCAGAGGTGCCGGAACCGAGAGAAATCATCCAGATGGCCGACTTCACCAGAAGGACTCCAGCAAAGAGCGTCAGTGGAGCGTTTCCCTCCAGCAGCGTCCTGATCGTGTCGTATCCAACGCCGAGTGCCTGCGGAAAAATGAGACCTCCGATACCTACGAACACGCCGCCAATAGCGGGCCACCACATCCAGTGAATAGGCACCTTCTGAAACAGATCTTCGGCAGCATAGACTCCGAGGGTCAGCAGGGCTGATAGCGCACCAGCGGCGAGGCCGGCGACGACGCAACCGGCGAGTCCGTAGAGTCCGATGAAGGCCGGGTGCGAAGGAACGGGAAAAAGCGGCCCGAGTCCCAACAGGTAGCGCCTAGCCACACAGGCGGTAGCACTCGCCAACGCAACAGGAATCGCACTGCGGGGCTTCCATTCGAATAAGAGCAGTTCTACGCCAATCAGTACCGAGGAGAGCGGCGCCGCAAATGTGGCCGCCATGCCAGCGCATGCGCCTGCCACCAGCAACGTGCGGCGTTCCACACTCGTGAGGTGAAAGAACTGGCCAATCATCGATCCGAAGGCCCCGCCCGTCATGATGATGGGACCTTCGGCGCCAAATGGCCCGCCTGTCCCGATGGAGATCGCTGCTGATAGCGGTTTAAGTATGGCCAACCGTGGGTGGACGCGGCTACCGTTCATCAAGATAGATTCGATGGCTTCCGGGATACCGTGTCCGCGGATACGCTCCGACCCATATCGCGCCATCAGTCCGACAATGAGCGAGCCGACGACGGGCACCGCAATCGCATAAACGCCGAGCCGGTTTCCTGTCGGTGAAACGAACGAGGTGTCGAACCGATGAAAGTAAGCGAGATTTGTAAAAAAGCCGATCAGCTTTAGCAGAAACCACGCGACAAACGTGCTGATGACGCCGATCGCGATCGCAAGCAGCGAAATGGGAATAACTCGTGCAGTAGTCGTGAAATCGCCGAGTTCTTCGAGGCTGGGCTTGCGCTGTTGCCCCGCGGAATGAGAGGTCATGCCGGTCTCCTGGAACCCCGGCCAGAATGGTGCACCACTGCCCAAAGAGATTTGGAAAGAGCAGGACCGGAAACTCGCAGTTCCTCGCGATGCAAGACTGAAAGTCGATGCAACAAGGTCTCGCCGTGCGCCGTAAGCTCCACCAACACTTCACGATGATCGTGGTCCCCAGGCCGACGTCTTATGGCGCCCTGGTCAACAAGACGATTTACAAGTTCTACAGTACTGTGATGGCGAATGCAGAGTTGCTGAGAAAGTGCGGTAACCGTGGGACGAGTGCCCTTGGGCAAGCCCTTGAGTGCCAGGAGAAGTTGATGCTGATGGGGTTCGATACCCTTGGAACGGGCCGCTTCCTCGCTAAAGCGCAGGAATTGCCGGATGCGATGCCGAAACTCAGCAAGCTGGCGAAAGCCTGCTTCTGAAAGGTCCGGCTCGAGTGCTTCCGCACGATGGTTATCCTCGCCGGGAACCATGGAGAAGACCTACTATCTAAAGCGTATCACTGCAACTTAGTTGTTTGCCGCCAACTTGTAATATTGTCTCCCCATCTGGGCCAGTCGGAAAATCACAGGAATAGTCTGTGCTACACGCAACTATCTAGGTCAAGCGTTGCGAAATCTCTAGGGTGCCGAATTCGACGACGTGAAGTACCGCCGCAATTGTGATCGCGCGGCAGCATGGTAATTCGGAATCACATGTTCATCATCAAGGCCATCGCTAGACGCCTACCGGTCGGCGAATATCTCTAACGCCGATGGTGAACCACCTGGAGATAATTAGACAATCGCCAACTGCACACTACTGATATGTGAGTGCGTTGGAAGCCGTTCTTTCTGAATCTTCAGTTGCGAGGGCACGGCCGCCTGCGCCAACCCAGGTGCACGTCCACCGTCTTGCAACCAGTCGCATCATGATGAGAACCAGAAGAGCCAAAGCGGTATAGACAGTAAAGCCGATCGCATAGGAGCCGGTCTGCTGTTTCGATTGCCCAAGCAAGTTAGGAAGAATGGAGCCACCGAGCGCGCCGATCTCTCCGATCATGCTTCCGGCTACAGCAGTGGTAGCAGGCCAGCGCAGTGGAACAAGCTGAAAGGTTGCGCCATTGCCCGCGCCTAGGGCGGCGAAACAAAGCATAAATAAGAGAGTTGTGATGACGAGTGTCGGTGATGTCATGAGCCCGCAGAGTCCTGCGATGGCAATGAGAAAGACGGCGGTGAGAGTTGCGATGCCGCCAAAACAATCGGCGAGCCAGCCGCCGAGAACACGGGTAACGCTGCCGGTAAGAGTGGCGAGCACCGTAAGGCTTCCTGCCTCGATCTTCGAGACGTGAAACTGCCTGAAGTAAAACGACGGCAGGAAAGTAGCAAGGCCTAGGAACCCTCCGAAGGTGATGATGTAGATGAAGTTGAAGGCCCAGCCATCTTTCTCCCAGAGACAGCTCAGATGTTCGGCGAGTTTCTGATGCTCCATGTCCGGCGGCTCCTGCGCGAGGAAGATCATCACGCATAGCGGCAGAAGCATGAAGAGGGCCGCGAATCCGTAGACATGTTGCCACCCAAAGTGCTGTGCGAGCCTTGGAGCAAGGAGCGCTGCAACGGCGGTCCCGCTGTTGCCTGCACCGGCGATGCCCATTGCGAGTCCTTTGTACTGCCTGGGGAACCAGCCCGCGCCGAGCGAGAGCGCCACACCGAAGCTCGCTCCGGCAATTCCGAGCAGGACGCCCATGGCAAGCACATCGTGATAGTTCTTCACGAAGAGAAAGCCATAGAGCAGTGCGATTATGATGGCGGACATTTCCACGATGGCCGCATTCTTTCTGCCGATATACTGGGCGAGCACGCCGAGTGGAAAGCGCATAAAGGCTCCGGCGAGCGTGGGGATGGAGACCATGAGGCCGGTCTGTCCCTGGGTGAGATGAAACTGCTCCGAGATGAACGGCCCCATTGCTCCGTTCAGAACCCAGACCGCAAAGCTGAAATCGAAATACAGAAATGCTGCAAATAGCGTTGGGATATGCCCCGATTGGCGAAATGCCTTATAGTTTGCCATCATTCGTCTCCAAGAAAGTATCTCGTGCTGCTGATATTCGAGGGCATAAACCTCGGGGTTCAGCTTTCCAGCGGCGGGGCCAGTGTATTCAGTTATTTATGAAACTCTGCCAAGCTCTTCGGCTGCTGATCTAATTCCGCGCGGAGCGTTCCACGCGTACGGCGCATTGCTTGAAATTTGGCTCACGCGAGATGGGATCATAGGCCCCAAGCGTGACCATGTTTGAGTTTGACTCGGCAAAGTGGAACGGCATAAAGACCTGGCCGGGGGCGACGATACCGGTGATTCGCAGCTCGACATTCTTAACGCTGCTGCGACGCGAGAAGACGGTCACGCGATCGTGCGGTCTTAATTGAAGCTGCGCCGCATCCGCGGGATTCATCTCCAGCCACGCGTTCGGCACCATATTATGCAGGAGGGCAACCTGCGCAGTCTTGGTGCGTGTATGCCAGTGCTCGACAGTGCGGCCTGTGTTCAAAATGAACGGGTACTCGTCATTGGGCTGCTCGATGAACGGCTCGCAGGGAACGGAATGAAGGCGCGCTTTGCCATCAGGGTGCTGGAAGATTCCGTCCTGATAGAGACGCGAGCCGCCCCACTGGACTCCGCCGCGTTCTTCGATCTCCTGCCATGAGAAATTGCTGTAGTCACAGAGCCGTCCGTGAGAGATACGCTGCCATTCCGTGTATGCGTCCTCGGGCATCGTCCAGCCCGGGTAGAGTTCGTCGCGCACGCCAAGCCGTCCTGCAAGATCCAGGAAGATATTGAAATCTGGACGCGCTTCACCGGGAGGTGCAACGATACGGTTGACTTTGCTGACGCGGCGTTCTGAGTTGGTGAAGGTGCCCTCCTTTTCCCCCCAGATGGCTGCAGGGAGAACGAGGTCAGCAAATTCGCTGGTTGGCGTGGGATGAAATCCATCCTGCACGACAAGAAAATCAAGGCTGCGCAAGGCCTGTTCGAGCACCGAATGATTGGGAAACGATACAACGGGATTCGTCGCGATGATCCAGAGCGCTTTGATTTTGCCGGAGACCGCGGCTTCGATGATGTCGGGGTACGCCAGGCCGCGCGCGGTCGGGATGCGATCAACGCTAATGTTCCATAGCTTTGCCAGATCTTCACGATCTTCAACTTTCTCGAATTTGCGATAGCCCGGCAGGCTGGAAGCGAAGCCGCTCTCTCGCGTGCCCATCGCATTGCATTGGCCGGTAATGGAAAAGGGCGAGGCTCCGACGCGGCCAATGTTTCCGGTAATGAGGGCGAGATTATTGATGGCCGCGACGGTGACCGCTCCTTGCGTGGAGTGATTCACTCCCATTGTCCAGCCAATGAAAGCGGCTCTGGCGCGTCCGTAAAGCAGCGCAGTGCGAATGAGGGTTTCTTCACTTAGGCCAGTGATTGCGGCAACGCGTTCAGGAGTGTATTCGGAGATGTATGCGGCGAACTCTTCGTAGCCTACGGTGTGTTGCGCGATGTAATTTTCGTCGATAAGTCTTTCGCGGATCAAGATGTGGGCGATGCCGTTCAGCAGGGCGATATCACTGCGCGGCTTGATGGGCAGATGCAGATCCGCCATCATCGCGGTCTTGGTCACGCGCGGGTCAACAACGATGAGGGTTCGCTTCTTGTTGCGATCGAGGCGCTGGCAAAGGATAGGATGATTGTCCGCAATGTTGGCGCCGATCAGCAAAATCACGTCGGCATGTTCGAGATCGGCATATGCGCCGGGAGGCCCATCGCTGCCGAAAGAAAGTTTGTAGCCACTTACGGCGCTTGCCATGCAGAGAGTTGTGTTTCCATCGTAGTTGCGTGTGCGGAAACCGAGCTGTACCAGCTTGCCCAGTGTGTAAAACTCTTCTGTCACAAGCTGTCCGGTGCTGATGACGCCCAGAGCATCGCTTCCATGTTTTTCCTGCAAAGCACCGATCTTCTCAATCATGGTGTCGAGCGCTTCGTCCCAGGAGACAGCTGTCAGCGCGCGATTCTTGCGCAGAAGCGGCGTCCTAGCTCTCCCTGGAGCGGTGAGGATGTAGTGTTCGCTTAATCCCTTGGGGCACAGCTTGCCGGCATTTACCGGATGCTCTGGGTTTCCGCGCACGGTGACGGCCTTGCGTCCTTTGACGCCGACGAGCATGCCGCAACCGACCGAGCAATAGCCGCAGGTGGTTTTTACCCACGTATCAGCGACGCGTGAAGCTGAGATGAGACCGACCTCCACGTCGTAGCCGTAGGAGTATTTGCCTCGGCGTATGTCGATGCCCAGGGCGCGGCGAATATGTGTGAGAGCTTTCACATCTCACCTCCTCGCACGAACGTCAATGCCATATTGAGCGGAACGACCGAGACAAAAAAGAGATAGCGCGCGAGCAATACGCCTCCGAAAGCTGCGCCACAAGCAAGGCCGTACTGGTTGTTGAAAGCGAAAACACTGGATACCGCGACGAGCGTGAGGGAGGTGATCAGAAGAGCGCGCAGTTTCGGCGTGCTAAGAAGCGAGGCTGTTGCACGCTTTTCAAAAAACTTTGTGCGATGAAGACGTAGCAGGCGAGTTCCCTGATTTGTCAGCCAAAAGGTGGCAGCGCATGCCGCAGGCCATGCAGAGAAGTCTGCAGCTGCGTGTGAAAGAGGAAATTGTTGCAGCAGAGAAAGTGTTGCCATCCAGGATGGGACTCTGCTCAGCAAAGGCGCACATGTGGAACCAACAACTGCTGCGCTCAATAGAAAATCGAGTGGCGTATGCGCCATATTCCACGAGGGCCGCGCGGGAACAAGATAGATGAAGGCGCTGGCGAGAACACCCGCGATACCAAGGATTGCAGCAACCCATGCGACTGCATCGAGCGCAGCCGGGGATACCGGAAGCACCTTAAACACTCGCAGCCATGAGACCGCTGTGATCGACGCGAGCGCTCCGAAGAAGAGGCCGAAGAGTAGCACTTCGCGGCTGAGCCACGAGCGCCGCCACATCTTAACCGCACGCCATGCGTAGGCAGGCCTTCCGAGGTGAAAGATAGAGATGTTGAGCGTGGAGGCTGTCGCGACGAGCAGCAGCGTGAGCACCAGAGCGCCGGCTGCGCGATTGGCGAGCGAAACGATAAGCGACCCTGCGACTGCCTGAATGAGCGTCGTCATGAAGACGAGCGATAGATGGGCGTGCTCAGGACGAATGCGGTCCATGTCGACGCGTTCGAGCACAGCCACCGAGCTTTCCGGAAGGGTGATGCGTGTCGTGGAGATTGTTTGCCTCGCTGCAGGCATGCCGGGTGATTCGGCCATGGAGTAATCAGCGCGCCACGCATCGACATTGACGATCTCGATCGAAATAGCGCCGTCTGGGCAGGCATTGACGCAAGCTGGCTCACGGCCATCGCTGAGCCTGCCATGACACATGTCGCACTTTCCTACGACACCGCGCTCCGGGTTGAATTGCGGCACGCTGTAGGGGCAGTTCCAGACGCAGTACTGGCAACCGATGCACGCGTCCGCGGAGTGCAGCACAATTCCCGTGAGTGGATCTTTTGTGTATGCGTTGACTGGGCAGCCCCGCAGGCAATCCGGATCGAGACAATGGTTGCAGCCCATTGAGAGGTAGTGGCGGCGGGTGTCAGGGTAGATGCCGCCTTCGATTTCCCCAATACGTCGCCAATGAAGGTCTGCTGGGTTGCCATTCTGCTCATTGCATGCGACCTCGCAGGAACGGCAGCCGATGCACTTCGTCATATCGAAGTGGAAGCGGTATTGTTCACCGCGCGCGAGCGGACGGTCCGGAATCAGCGCGGGGGCCGTCACTACCTCATCGAGTGGAGCGACGGTGACTCGCACGAGGCCATCGCCGACACCTATGCGCTCATGTAGCGGTAATGACACTCCAGGCTTCCTCTCAGTTCAGCAATTCAAATGTGTGATCAATAAACGTCACGGTGATAGCGATGTTCGTCCTTCAAGTTGCGGACGTATTCCTTAGCGCTTTCATGACTCATGCCACCCTGCTTCTCGATAATCGCGTGCAGCGTGGTGTCCACGTCTTTCGCCATGCGCGATGCGTCGCCGCAAACATAAATGCCTGCGCCATCCTGCAGCCATGCCCAGAACTGCGGGGCTTGTTCGAGCATTCTGTCCTGTACATAGACTTTGTGCTGCTGGTCTCGAGAGAATGCCGTGTCGAGACGTGTGAGGTGGCCGTCGGCAAGCATGCCTTCGAGCTCGTCGCGATAAAGATAATCGTTCGCCGAATTGCGCTCGCCAAAGAAGAGCCAGTTACGCCCTTTGGCCCCTATGACGCGACGCTCATGCAGAAATGCACGGAAGGGAGCGATGCCAGTACCAGGACCGATCATGATCACTGGTGTATCGGGGTTTTGGGGAAGGCGAAATTTCTTGTTTGGCTGAATATAGATCGGAACGCGTTCGCCCACGGGGACACGATCAGCAACCAATGTTGAACATACGCCGCCACGTTCGCGATTGAGCGAACGGTAGCGCACAACTGCGATGGTTGTATGAACTTCTCCCAGATGCGTCGAGGGGCTTGAAGAAATGGAGTAAAGCCTGGGCGTCAGCTTGGGCAGAATGGCGACAAGATCCGCCGCATCGTGAATGACGCCGGGGCACTCTTCAAGAAGATCGACGAGACCGCGCTCATAAACATACTTCTCCAGATGCTCTTGCTGCTCCGTGGCGAGCAGGCTCAGGAGGGTTTTGCACCGGCCGGTAGTGGCGTAGCGCTCGATCATCTTCCGGCTGAGTTTGGTAACGACGAGATGATGACGAAGTGCCACCTTGAGAGGAAGCGTCCCTGCTTTCGGAATCTCTACCGGCTCCTCGCCACTGAAATGAAGCGCGCGCAGAATGTCTTCGACCAACGCTGGATCATTATGCGGGATAATGCCGCAAGCATCTCCTGCATCGTACCTAATACCGGAGTCCGCAATTGACCATGTTAGGTGCAATGTCGACTTGCT
This genomic window contains:
- a CDS encoding sulfite reductase subunit alpha; the encoded protein is MPQIVPFVPNDAPFSKEQRAWLNGFLAGVFSSAPAPAVAVKAEPLKIAVFYASQTGTAEGLARKLTKELKLKGYSASAISLEAYTSAALADERYAIFIVSTYGQGDAPDAVQPFYEQVCVEHFPRYENLQYAVFALGDRHYETFCKFGIDLDNKLATLGANRICERVECDVDIDAPFARWRQELFKRFEAIAAAPVTESNVPALNLDQVASASTRAPAEVTAPAATPTPTASASPSRDNPFFSTLVEKRSLTRNGSSKSTLHLTWSIADSGIRYDAGDACGIIPHNDPALVEDILRALHFSGEEPVEIPKAGTLPLKVALRHHLVVTKLSRKMIERYATTGRCKTLLSLLATEQQEHLEKYVYERGLVDLLEECPGVIHDAADLVAILPKLTPRLYSISSSPSTHLGEVHTTIAVVRYRSLNRERGGVCSTLVADRVPVGERVPIYIQPNKKFRLPQNPDTPVIMIGPGTGIAPFRAFLHERRVIGAKGRNWLFFGERNSANDYLYRDELEGMLADGHLTRLDTAFSRDQQHKVYVQDRMLEQAPQFWAWLQDGAGIYVCGDASRMAKDVDTTLHAIIEKQGGMSHESAKEYVRNLKDEHRYHRDVY